From a single Nicotiana tomentosiformis chromosome 2, ASM39032v3, whole genome shotgun sequence genomic region:
- the LOC104100635 gene encoding probable xyloglucan 6-xylosyltransferase 3 yields the protein MGQESTFTAQKRAGALPVTTATANGGVRSRSATNSSALPRGRQIQRTFNNVKITILCGFVTILVLRGTIGIGNLSSSDADAETQNLIEETNRILAEIRSDKDPDDPVDQPETFMSLNETYSLGPKIVNWDKDRKMWLQKNPEFPNLVNGKPRILLVTGSPPNPCDNSIGDHYLLKAIKNKIDYCRIHGIEILYNLAHLDKEMAGYWAKLPLIRRLMLSHPEVEWIWWMDSDALFTDMVFEIPLSKYNRHNLVIHGYPDLLFDQKSWISVNTGSFLFRNCQWSLDLLDAWAPMGPKGPIRDEAGKILTANLKGRPAFEADDQSALIYLFISQKDKWMRKVFVENSYYLHGYWAGLVDRYEEMIEKYHPGLGDERWPFVTHFVGCKPCGSYGDYPAERCLKSMERAFNFADNQVLNLYGFRHKGLLSPNIKRIRNESDHPLQYVDQLDVRHAKHKST from the coding sequence ATGGGCCAAGAAAGCACATTCACAGCCCAGAAACGCGCCGGTGCACTCCCTGTAACAACAGCCACCGCCAACGGCGGCGTCCGCAGCCGCTCCGCCACCAATTCTTCTGCCTTACCACGCGGCCGTCAGATCCAACGTACATTCAACAACGTCAAAATCACCATCCTCTGCGGCTTCGTCACTATCCTCGTCCTCCGTGGCACCATCGGCATTGGCAACCTCTCATCCTCCGACGCCGACGCCGAGACTCAGAATCTCATAGAAGAAACTAATCGGATCCTCGCCGAAATCCGATCCGATAAGGACCCGGACGACCCGGTTGATCAACCCGAGACTTTCATGAGCCTGAATGAGACTTACAGTTTAGGTCCAAAGATTGTTAATTGGGATAAAGACCGGAAAATGTGGCTCCAGAAGAATCCGGAATTTCCGAATTTGGTTAATGGTAAGCCTCGGATTTTACTTGTAACTGGTTCTCCTCCAAATCCTTGTGATAATTCAATTGGAGATCATTATTTGTTGAAGGCAATAAAGAACAAGATTGATTATTGTCGGATTCATGGTATTGAAATTTTGTATAATTTAGCTCATTTGGATAAGGAAATGGCTGGTTATTGGGCCAAACTGCCATTGATTCGTAGGCTAATGTTATCTCACCCTGAAGTAGAATGGATTTGGTGGATGGACAGTGATGCATTGTTTACTGATATGGTTTTCGAGATCCCTTTATCTAAGTATAATCGTCATAATCTTGTTATTCACGGGTACCCGGATTTATTGTTTGATCAGAAATCATGGATTTCAGTGAACACGGGTAGTTTTCTCTTTAGGAATTGCCAGTGGTCTCTTGATTTGTTGGATGCTTGGGCACCGATGGGACCTAAAGGTCCTATTCGTGATGAAGCTGGGAAGATTTTGACAGCTAATTTAAAGGGTAGACCAGCATTTGAAGCGGATGATCAGTCTGCGCTAATATACTTGTTCATATCACAGAAGGATAAATGGATGCGGAAGGTGTTTGTTGAAAATTCTTATTATCTACATGGATATTGGGCGGGGTTAGTTGATAGGTACGAAGAGATGATTGAGAAGTACCATCCCGGTTTAGGTGATGAGAGATGGCCATTTGTTACTCATTTTGTAGGATGCAAGCCTTGTGGGAGTTATGGAGATTACCCTGCTGAGAGATGCTTGAAAAGCATGGAGAGGGCTTTCAATTTTGCAGATAATCAAGTGCTTAACTTATACGGGTTTAGGCATAAAGGATTGTTGAGTCCTAACATCAAAAGGATTAGGAATGAATCTGATCACCCGCTGCAGTACGTAGATCAGTTAGATGTTCGACATGCAAAGCACAAGAGCACATGA